Within the Candidatus Reidiella endopervernicosa genome, the region AAAACAAGCTTCCGCAAAAATAGCGACTCCCCGGGCAGGAGAAAGGGGTTGAGTTGATTCTCGATATCGCCGAGGAGATGCCACTACAGATCAGTGGTGATCAGGTCCGGCTACGACAGGTCGTTGGCAACCTGACCAGCAATGCGGTCAAGTTCACCGATCACGGCGAGGTGGTGGTTCGTGCTAGGCTCGAAACTGAGCGAGAGAGAGACTATGTGATCTGTATTGAGGTGACCGATACCGGTATCGGTATTGCGCCAGAGCAGCAGGGCCGTATGTTCGATTCGTTTGCTCAAGAGGACTCAACCATAACTCGCCGCTATGGCGGTACCGGCTTAGGCCTGGCGATCTGCAAGCAGCTGGTTGAACTGCTGGGTGGTGAGATTGGTGTTGAATCGACACCGGGTGAGGGTAGTACCTTCTGGGTCAGGCTGCCGCTGAAAACGGCCGATGCAACGGATAAAAAACTATCGAGTCATCATCTGAAAGGGAGCTACCGATTCCTGCTGGTGGAGGAGAATCAGACCGCACGCAACGTGCTGGCCGAACACATCACGGCATGGGGCGGTCTCTGCGACTCAGCGGTGAGTGTGGAGGATGCACAGCAGAAGGTGGTCGATGCCGAGTCGCATGGAACCCACTACGACGTCATCATCGCAGATATGACCAGTACCGATAGTGATCGGATGTTTCTCCATGCCCTTCACTCACAGGGGCTGGCGACAGGTAGTCATATCGTACTAATGAGTGGTTCAGGTTGTTGCGCTGGTGGCTGTGAAAAAGAGCGTCTCGATATAGAGCTCTGCATCAATAAACCGATTAACTTCTCAGAACTGTTCGAACGCCTGGCTGAAATTCTTGACGGTGTCAGTAGTGAGACGATCGATCTCTCTGCGCGCGAAACGACCAGGCGACCCGACGGTGAGAAGTGGTCGGTGCTGGTTGTCGAAGACAATGCGATCAATCAGAAGGTGGCCACCGGT harbors:
- a CDS encoding ATP-binding protein, with translation MILDIAEEMPLQISGDQVRLRQVVGNLTSNAVKFTDHGEVVVRARLETERERDYVICIEVTDTGIGIAPEQQGRMFDSFAQEDSTITRRYGGTGLGLAICKQLVELLGGEIGVESTPGEGSTFWVRLPLKTADATDKKLSSHHLKGSYRFLLVEENQTARNVLAEHITAWGGLCDSAVSVEDAQQKVVDAESHGTHYDVIIADMTSTDSDRMFLHALHSQGLATGSHIVLMSGSGCCAGGCEKERLDIELCINKPINFSELFERLAEILDGVSSETIDLSARETTRRPDGEKWSVLVVEDNAINQKVATGILQYLGFAVDVANNGQEALTSASVGHYDLVLMDCQMPVLDGYEATRAIRRLAGKIAKVPVIALTANVSARERSRCLSAGMNDYIGKPYAPDELQRKALFWLEKRGQDSELA